The Zingiber officinale cultivar Zhangliang chromosome 10A, Zo_v1.1, whole genome shotgun sequence genome contains a region encoding:
- the LOC122028070 gene encoding mitochondrial dicarboxylate/tricarboxylate transporter DTC-like — protein sequence MADAKVKAQTGVWSTVKPFVNGGASGMLATCVIQPIDMVKVRIQLGQGSAVQITKNMLANEGFGSFYKGLSAGLLRQATYTTARLGSFRVLTNKAIEANDGKPLPLLQKAGIGLTAGAIGACFGSPADLALIRMQADATLPAAQRRNYKNAFHALYRIIADEGVLSLWKGAGPTVVRAMALNMGMLASYDQSVELFRDSLGFGEISTVVGASAVSGFFASACSLPFDYVKTQIQKMQPDANGKYPYTGSLDCTMKTLKSGGPFKFYTGFPVYCVRIAPHVMMTWIFLNQIQKFEKSVGL from the exons ATGGCGGACGCGAAGGTGAAGGCGCAGACCGGAGTCTGGAGCACCGTGAAGCCCTTCGTCAATGGAGGCGCCTCCGGGATGCTTGCCACCTGCGTTATCCAACCCATCGATATGGTCAAG GTCAGGATCCAATTGGGTCAGGGATCAGCAGTACAAATCACAAAGAATATGCTTGCGAACGAGGGTTTCGGTTCATTTTATAAG GGTTTATCTGCGGGTTTGCTGAGGCAAGCTACTTATACAACTGCACGACTTGGTTCTTTTAG GGTATTAACCAATAAAGCTATTGAGGCTAATGATGGGAAACCCCTCCCTTTACTTCAGAAAGCTGGTATCGGTCTCACAGCTGGAGCAATTGGAGCATGTTTTGGCAGCCCAGCTGATTTGGCACTCATTCGGATGCAGGCTGATGCAACTTTGCCTGCAGCACAGCGACGAAACTACAAAAATGCTTTTCATGCACTTTATCGTATTATTGCTGATGAAGGGGTTTTGTCCCTGTGGAAAGGTGCTGGACCCACAGTGGTGAGAGCAATGGCATTGAACATGGGTATGCTTGCATCATATGATCAGAGTGTTGAGCTTTTTCGGGACTCACTTGGTTTTGGTGAAATTAGCACTGTAGTCG GGGCAAGTGCTGTTTCAGGCTTCTTTGCGTCCGCTTGCAGTTTGCCATTTGATTATGTCAAGACACAAATACAGAAGATGCAGCCAGATGCAAATGGGAAGTATCCTTACACTGGATCCTTGGATTGCACCATGAAGACTTTGAAGAGTGGAGGTCCATTCAAGTTTTACACTGGGTTCCCTGTCTACTGTGTTAGGATTGCTCCTCATGTCATG ATGACTTGGATATTTTTGAATCAAATCCAGAAGTTTGAAAAGTCCGTGGGATTATAA
- the LOC122028156 gene encoding 50S ribosomal protein L17-like, giving the protein MTKFRKLGRPAAHRVSMLKTMVSQLVKHERIETTVAKAKEIRRLADNMVELGKEGTLHAARRAAAFVRGDDVLHKLFTELAYRYKDRVGGYTRFLRTRIRMGDAAPMAYIEFVDRENELREANLPKPQPPQRTPLDPWAKSRASQQWASPKDNSKSG; this is encoded by the exons ATGACCAAATTTAGGAAGCTCGGCCGACCCGCCGCTCACCGCGTCTCCATGCTCAA GACGATGGTTTCGCAACTGGTGAAGCACGAGCGCATCGAGACCACGGTCGCCAAG GCGAAGGAAATCCGACGACTTGCCGATAACATGGTGGAGCTTGGAAAAGAG GGTACACTTCATGCTGCACGCAGAGCTGCAGCCTTTGTTCGTGGTGATGATGTTCTTCATAAGCTGTTCACAGAGCTTGCTTATCGCTACAA GGACCGAGTAGGTGGATATACAAGATTTCTTCGGACACGCATACGAATGGGGGATGCTGCACCAATGGCTTACATTGA GTTTGTTGACAGGGAGAATGAGCTTAGAGAGGCCAACTTACCAAAGCCACAGCCACCTCAGAGGACCCCACTTGATCCATGGGCAAAATCACGTGCTAGCCAACAGTGGGCCTCTCCTAAAGACAATTCAAAGTCTGGATAA